Proteins from a genomic interval of Tenacibaculum sp. SZ-18:
- a CDS encoding PIG-L family deacetylase — MNKKSFIFISFLLIFSSVIAQKPQKLTTNQIYEKVQKLNFLGSALYVAAHPDDENTRLIAYLANNIKARTAYLSLTRGDGGQNLIGPEIRELLGVIRTQELLAARGVDGGEQRFSRANDFGYSKHPEETFNIWDKDKVLSDVVWAIRKFKPDVIINRFNHRTPGTTHGHHTASAMLSVDAFDLAGDKTKYPEQLKYTETWQPNRLFFNTSWWFYGSRENFEKADKSKMLNFDIGVYYPLKGVSNNELASLASSQHLCQGFGRLTNRGSQTEWVEFLKGEFPKDKKDLFSGINTTWNRVKGGGAIGDILYDVEKNFDFVNPSKHLPSLLKAYALIDKLKDEHWKAIKSAEIKEIIEACSGLYLEASAKTSSSTPNASVKVDFEVLNRSSVSMDLTSIEWLPANKTVAKDIDLLTNVRQNFTEDLSLMGIAYSDPYWLKDKWGLGMYTVKNQELIGKPETPRPVQVKFNLIIEDTPISFTKNVVRRYSQRDKGEIYEPFEVLPKVTTKLKDKVIIFSDDNTKKIAVEVRSGEANIQGNVALEVPEGWTVTPNQASFTIEQKGDKRVVDFTVSPPKGQSEGYIKAVATINDATFDKELIEINYNHIPKQSVLMPSKAKIVRLDIRKEGKSIGYIQGSGDAVPESLRQIGYTVTEVSPESINENSLGGFDAVVVGIRAYNTKKVLQFKQKHLLEYVKNGGNVIVQYNTNRRVDVKAPYKLKLSRDRVTDERAKVTMLAKDHEVLNYPNKIEANDFEGWVQERGLYFPNNWSSEYEPILAMNDKGESAKKGSLLVAKYGKGNYIYTGLSFFRELPAGVPGAYKLFANLLSLKENEIK; from the coding sequence ATGAACAAAAAGTCATTTATTTTTATTTCATTTTTGCTGATTTTTTCTTCAGTGATTGCGCAAAAGCCCCAAAAGTTAACTACAAATCAGATTTACGAAAAAGTACAGAAACTTAATTTTTTAGGATCTGCGTTATATGTGGCTGCACATCCAGATGACGAAAACACACGTTTAATTGCATACTTGGCGAATAACATTAAAGCAAGAACAGCATATTTATCTTTAACTAGAGGTGATGGAGGTCAAAATTTGATTGGTCCTGAAATTAGAGAATTGCTAGGTGTAATTCGTACACAGGAATTATTAGCGGCTAGAGGAGTAGATGGAGGAGAACAACGTTTTTCCAGAGCAAATGATTTTGGATATTCAAAACACCCTGAAGAAACGTTTAATATTTGGGATAAGGATAAAGTGTTGTCGGATGTAGTTTGGGCAATAAGAAAATTTAAGCCAGATGTGATTATCAATCGTTTTAATCATAGAACGCCGGGGACTACTCACGGACATCATACAGCTTCAGCCATGTTGAGTGTTGATGCTTTTGATTTAGCAGGTGATAAAACAAAGTATCCAGAACAATTAAAGTATACTGAAACCTGGCAACCAAACCGATTATTTTTCAATACTTCTTGGTGGTTTTATGGAAGTAGAGAAAATTTTGAAAAAGCAGATAAAAGCAAAATGCTCAACTTTGACATAGGAGTTTATTATCCGTTAAAAGGAGTTTCAAATAATGAATTGGCTTCATTAGCCAGTAGTCAGCACTTGTGTCAAGGATTTGGTAGATTAACAAACAGGGGAAGCCAAACGGAATGGGTGGAGTTTTTAAAAGGAGAATTTCCTAAAGATAAAAAAGACTTATTCTCAGGAATTAATACGACTTGGAACAGAGTAAAAGGAGGAGGAGCCATTGGAGATATTTTATATGATGTTGAGAAAAACTTTGACTTTGTAAATCCTTCAAAACACTTACCAAGTTTACTTAAAGCATATGCTTTAATTGATAAGTTAAAAGACGAACATTGGAAAGCAATAAAGTCTGCAGAAATCAAAGAAATTATAGAAGCTTGTTCTGGTTTATATTTAGAAGCATCTGCAAAAACTTCTAGTTCAACCCCAAATGCTTCAGTAAAAGTAGATTTTGAAGTGTTAAATAGAAGTAGTGTTTCAATGGATTTAACTTCTATAGAATGGTTGCCAGCTAATAAGACTGTTGCCAAGGATATTGATTTACTTACGAATGTAAGACAAAACTTCACAGAAGATCTTTCTTTAATGGGAATTGCATATTCTGATCCATATTGGTTAAAAGATAAGTGGGGATTAGGAATGTATACTGTGAAAAATCAAGAATTAATTGGTAAGCCAGAAACGCCACGACCTGTTCAAGTGAAATTCAATTTAATCATTGAAGATACACCTATTTCATTCACGAAAAATGTGGTGAGAAGATATTCTCAACGTGATAAAGGAGAAATTTATGAGCCTTTTGAAGTGTTACCGAAAGTAACAACAAAATTAAAGGATAAAGTAATCATCTTCTCAGATGATAATACTAAGAAAATTGCGGTTGAAGTAAGATCAGGAGAAGCAAATATTCAAGGGAATGTTGCTTTAGAAGTTCCAGAAGGATGGACTGTTACTCCAAACCAAGCTTCGTTTACAATTGAGCAAAAAGGAGATAAAAGAGTTGTAGACTTTACAGTTTCTCCTCCAAAAGGACAATCAGAAGGATATATTAAAGCCGTAGCTACAATTAACGATGCTACTTTTGATAAAGAATTAATAGAGATTAACTACAATCATATTCCAAAACAATCTGTTTTAATGCCATCTAAAGCGAAAATTGTTCGTTTGGATATCAGAAAAGAAGGAAAATCTATTGGTTATATTCAAGGTTCAGGAGATGCTGTTCCAGAAAGTTTACGTCAAATTGGTTATACAGTAACAGAAGTTTCACCAGAAAGTATTAACGAAAATTCTTTAGGAGGTTTTGATGCAGTAGTTGTTGGGATTAGAGCATACAACACAAAGAAAGTTTTACAGTTTAAGCAAAAACATTTGTTAGAATATGTGAAAAATGGTGGTAATGTTATTGTTCAGTACAATACGAATAGAAGAGTAGATGTAAAAGCTCCTTATAAATTAAAATTATCTAGAGATAGAGTTACTGATGAACGTGCTAAAGTAACAATGTTAGCTAAAGATCATGAAGTTTTAAATTATCCTAATAAAATTGAAGCTAATGATTTTGAAGGCTGGGTTCAAGAAAGGGGATTGTATTTTCCGAATAACTGGAGTTCAGAATATGAGCCCATTTTAGCAATGAATGATAAAGGTGAATCGGCAAAAAAAGGAAGTTTATTAGTAGCTAAATATGGAAAAGGAAATTATATATACACAGGATTGAGTTTCTTTAGAGAATTACCTGCAGGTGTTCCTGGAGCGTATAAATTATTCGCTAATTTACTTTCACTTAAGGAGAACGAAATTAAGTAA
- the bshC gene encoding bacillithiol biosynthesis cysteine-adding enzyme BshC, whose amino-acid sequence MSLTECDCSTYIPFQKTGFFSTIMCDYLQKSDKLTSFYGNFPSIENFENQIKLKQQTFSKDTRDILVGALKRQYQRIDISEKTAKNFELLLKENTFTVTTGHQLNLFTGPLYFLYKIISAINLAEELSLKYSNANFVPVYWMATEDHDFEEINYFNFKGKKVQWNSDQTGGVGRFSTNGLDRVFEEFQNYLGTSRNATFLKELFTNGYLKHNNLADATRYIANELFATYGLVIVDADDVELKKRLIPYVKEDLFNETSFKAVSGTNEELEKNYKIQVNPREVNLFYLTNDLRERIIFENDKFKVNNTNIEFSKDEIEQELENNPERFSPNVIMRPLYQEVILPNLCYIGGGGELAYWMQLKQYFNTVKVPFPILLLRNSVQVISKKQFRKLESLGISVRELFLKQNDLLKKKVTENSNVSFDFSAQKKFLEKQFNKLREIANQTDVSYVGAVNAQEKKQSKGLENLEKRLLRAEKRRQSDVVNRIINIQSEILPGLGLEERKRNFSEYYLEYGDDFVVALKDKLKPLQLEFFVLVK is encoded by the coding sequence ATGTCTTTAACCGAATGTGATTGTAGCACCTATATTCCTTTTCAAAAAACAGGTTTTTTCTCTACAATAATGTGTGATTATCTTCAAAAGTCAGATAAACTAACTTCTTTTTATGGTAATTTTCCGAGTATTGAAAATTTTGAAAATCAAATAAAACTTAAGCAACAAACATTTTCTAAAGACACAAGAGACATTTTAGTAGGTGCGCTAAAAAGACAATATCAGAGAATCGATATTTCAGAAAAGACAGCTAAGAATTTCGAGTTACTTTTAAAAGAGAATACCTTTACTGTAACAACAGGGCATCAGTTGAATTTGTTTACTGGTCCGCTTTATTTCCTTTATAAAATTATTTCAGCAATTAATTTGGCAGAAGAGTTATCGTTAAAGTATTCGAATGCTAATTTTGTTCCTGTATATTGGATGGCTACAGAAGATCATGATTTTGAAGAAATTAATTATTTCAATTTTAAAGGAAAGAAAGTTCAGTGGAACTCTGATCAAACAGGTGGTGTAGGAAGATTTTCTACAAATGGTTTAGATCGAGTTTTTGAAGAGTTTCAGAATTATCTAGGAACTTCAAGGAATGCAACCTTTTTAAAGGAATTATTTACTAATGGATATTTAAAGCATAATAACCTAGCAGACGCAACACGTTACATAGCAAATGAGCTATTTGCTACTTATGGTTTGGTAATTGTTGATGCTGATGATGTAGAGTTGAAAAAGCGCTTAATTCCTTATGTAAAGGAGGATTTATTTAATGAAACTTCATTCAAAGCTGTTAGTGGAACTAATGAGGAACTTGAAAAGAATTATAAGATTCAGGTGAATCCAAGAGAGGTTAACCTATTTTATCTAACAAATGATTTACGGGAACGTATCATTTTTGAAAATGATAAATTCAAAGTAAATAATACCAATATTGAGTTTAGTAAAGATGAGATTGAACAAGAATTAGAAAATAATCCAGAACGTTTTTCTCCTAATGTGATTATGCGTCCACTTTATCAAGAAGTAATTTTACCAAATCTTTGTTATATTGGCGGAGGAGGAGAACTCGCTTATTGGATGCAATTAAAACAATATTTCAATACAGTAAAAGTTCCTTTTCCAATTTTACTACTAAGAAATTCGGTTCAGGTAATTTCAAAAAAGCAATTTAGAAAATTAGAATCTTTAGGTATTTCGGTACGAGAATTATTTTTAAAACAAAACGACTTACTTAAAAAGAAAGTTACCGAGAATTCAAACGTTAGTTTCGATTTTTCTGCGCAAAAGAAGTTCTTGGAGAAGCAGTTCAATAAATTGAGAGAAATAGCAAATCAAACAGATGTTTCTTATGTGGGAGCTGTTAATGCTCAAGAGAAAAAGCAATCAAAAGGATTAGAAAATCTTGAAAAACGTTTATTGAGAGCTGAGAAGAGAAGACAGTCTGATGTGGTTAATAGAATTATAAACATTCAATCTGAAATTTTACCTGGGTTAGGTTTGGAGGAACGAAAACGAAACTTTTCTGAATATTACTTAGAATATGGAGATGATTTTGTAGTGGCTTTAAAAGATAAATTAAAACCACTACAATTAGAGTTTTTTGTATTAGTGAAATAA
- a CDS encoding BlaI/MecI/CopY family transcriptional regulator: MNKLTKPEEQIMQFIWKLKKAFLKDIVEQFPEPKPAYTTISTVVRVLVKKKFLDYKTFGKTREYYPLVSKKKYFSEYMNDIIFSFFNGSSGKFASYFTKNEDLNLSELEEIKDLIEKKIENIKKENG; this comes from the coding sequence ATGAATAAGTTAACCAAACCCGAAGAACAAATAATGCAGTTTATATGGAAGTTAAAAAAAGCTTTCTTAAAAGATATTGTTGAACAATTTCCTGAACCAAAGCCTGCTTACACGACCATCTCCACTGTTGTTCGTGTATTAGTAAAGAAAAAGTTTCTCGATTATAAAACCTTTGGCAAAACCCGAGAATATTATCCTTTAGTAAGCAAGAAAAAATATTTTTCTGAATACATGAATGATATCATCTTTAGTTTCTTTAACGGTTCATCTGGTAAATTCGCTTCATATTTCACCAAAAATGAAGATTTGAATTTATCTGAATTAGAAGAAATTAAAGATCTAATTGAAAAAAAAATAGAAAATATAAAAAAGGAAAATGGATAA
- a CDS encoding peptidoglycan DD-metalloendopeptidase family protein, producing the protein MKHLQRTILVSLLLLIFRNGYGQDFSKNLIHLPNIINKYKKQSAKIKKQKDSLSNIHFARNWDTIHFNPYRSTKVSFPFEINFLDTTYASPIPRKHVVTSRYGWRRGRAHRGIDIDLITGDDVYSVLDGKVRYVGYHPGHGKTIVVRHYNGLETVYAHLSKYDVTVNTIVKKGELIGKGGNTGRSRGSHLHLEIRYSGIDINPEHIFNFKNKTTIRSKNIWVTEDWATPYYHISTRQSDLVTLDTFEKVTAYKKRKRKVYIVKRGDTLSEIAYKNHVPIRRICKTNKIRKTSTLKIGQRLIL; encoded by the coding sequence ATGAAACATTTACAGAGAACCATTTTGGTATCTTTATTACTACTAATATTTCGTAACGGATATGGGCAAGATTTTAGCAAGAATTTAATCCATTTACCTAACATAATTAACAAGTATAAAAAACAATCAGCTAAAATTAAAAAGCAAAAAGATAGTCTAAGTAACATTCATTTTGCTCGTAATTGGGACACTATTCATTTTAATCCATATCGTTCTACAAAAGTTTCTTTTCCTTTCGAAATTAATTTTCTTGACACAACTTACGCGTCTCCAATTCCACGTAAACATGTTGTAACATCTAGATATGGTTGGCGCAGAGGAAGAGCGCATCGTGGAATTGATATAGATCTAATTACTGGTGATGATGTATATAGTGTTTTAGACGGAAAGGTTCGGTATGTTGGTTATCATCCAGGACATGGAAAAACGATTGTTGTGCGACATTATAATGGTTTAGAAACTGTTTATGCTCATTTATCTAAATACGATGTAACGGTAAATACAATTGTAAAAAAAGGTGAACTCATCGGCAAAGGTGGTAATACAGGAAGATCACGCGGAAGTCATTTACACTTAGAAATACGTTATAGTGGTATTGATATAAACCCTGAACATATTTTTAATTTCAAGAATAAAACAACCATACGATCAAAAAATATTTGGGTAACGGAAGATTGGGCTACTCCTTATTATCATATTTCAACAAGACAAAGTGATCTCGTTACTCTAGATACTTTTGAAAAAGTTACGGCATACAAAAAAAGGAAACGTAAAGTTTACATCGTAAAACGAGGAGACACATTATCCGAAATTGCTTATAAAAATCATGTACCTATTCGTAGGATTTGCAAGACAAATAAAATTAGAAAGACATCTACTTTAAAAATAGGTCAACGTCTAATTCTTTAG
- a CDS encoding ATP-dependent DNA helicase: MIKNPADFYKELLQKFSYKPTERQLELIDNLSHFVFDKNNQSLFLLKGYAGTGKTTVISTIVNSLWKVGTKAVLLAPTGRAAKVISGYSNRQAFTIHKKIYFPKKQSSGGVSFVMQPNKHSNTIFIVDEASMISDQVQNAKLFENGSVLDDLISFVYSGKNCKLLFIGDTAQLPPVKLDVSPALDRDKLSFHYNKDISEIELDEVVRQQQDSGILANATDLRLLIQNEGVDFQFDLNYPDIVRLQDGYDIQDAITQAYDGDIGVEDTAIIVRSNKRANQYNEQIRTKIRGQENEISVGDYVMVVKNNYFWLKDSSSAGFIANGDTCEVMRIIQIKELYGFKFAEVEIRMIDYPDMKSFETVLLLDTLTSESPSLTYEESNRLYEAVKEDFALEKSKYKQFLEIKKNKYFNALQVKFSYAMTCHKSQGGQWKTVFIEQPYLPDGISVEYLRWLYTAVTRAQEKLYLIGFSDDYFID, from the coding sequence ATGATCAAGAATCCTGCCGATTTTTACAAAGAGCTATTACAAAAGTTTTCTTACAAGCCTACAGAACGCCAACTTGAACTTATTGATAATCTCTCTCATTTTGTTTTCGATAAGAATAATCAGTCCTTGTTTCTACTAAAAGGATACGCAGGTACGGGAAAAACTACCGTCATAAGTACAATTGTTAATAGTTTATGGAAAGTTGGAACCAAAGCTGTCCTATTAGCTCCCACAGGACGTGCAGCAAAAGTAATTTCGGGTTATTCAAACAGGCAAGCTTTTACAATTCATAAGAAAATTTACTTTCCTAAAAAACAATCTAGTGGAGGTGTAAGTTTTGTAATGCAGCCTAATAAGCATTCAAACACAATATTTATAGTAGATGAAGCCTCTATGATTTCTGATCAGGTTCAAAATGCAAAACTATTTGAAAATGGATCGGTTTTAGATGATTTAATTTCATTTGTCTATTCTGGTAAGAATTGTAAACTTTTGTTTATTGGAGATACCGCACAGTTACCTCCAGTCAAGTTAGATGTAAGTCCCGCCTTAGATAGGGATAAGTTGTCTTTCCATTATAATAAAGATATTTCTGAAATTGAATTAGATGAAGTTGTTCGTCAACAACAGGATTCTGGGATTTTAGCAAATGCTACAGACTTGCGATTGCTGATCCAAAATGAAGGTGTTGATTTTCAGTTCGACTTAAATTATCCAGACATTGTTAGGTTGCAAGATGGATACGATATTCAGGATGCTATAACACAAGCTTATGATGGTGATATTGGTGTCGAAGATACAGCAATTATTGTTCGATCAAATAAGAGAGCAAATCAATATAATGAACAAATTCGTACTAAAATTCGTGGACAGGAAAATGAAATTTCTGTAGGTGATTATGTAATGGTAGTCAAGAACAATTACTTTTGGTTAAAAGATTCGTCATCAGCAGGATTTATTGCAAATGGAGATACTTGTGAAGTTATGAGGATCATTCAAATTAAAGAATTATACGGTTTTAAGTTTGCAGAAGTTGAAATTAGAATGATTGACTACCCTGATATGAAATCATTTGAAACTGTTTTATTATTAGATACCTTAACAAGTGAAAGTCCGTCATTAACTTATGAAGAATCTAATAGGTTATACGAAGCTGTAAAAGAAGATTTTGCCCTTGAAAAATCTAAATACAAACAGTTCTTGGAAATCAAAAAGAATAAATATTTTAATGCTTTACAGGTAAAGTTTTCGTACGCAATGACTTGTCATAAATCTCAAGGTGGTCAATGGAAGACAGTATTTATTGAACAACCTTATTTGCCAGATGGAATTAGTGTGGAGTACTTACGCTGGTTATATACAGCAGTGACTAGAGCACAGGAAAAATTATATCTCATAGGATTTAGCGATGATTATTTTATCGATTAA
- a CDS encoding peptidoglycan DD-metalloendopeptidase family protein, which translates to MDNSLIIFIIKVSIVFSTLYGTYKFILSNTTFHKLNRIVLLLIIPFSFIIGIIETSIPIQTQNIEIPAFVELANVTSNNAQIINNSRIYSHEINLITIITSIYLLGIIFFLSKIIFSAHKLLVLKRNSEVIKKESYKLILTNTPVYFAFFNWIFIPLKYKCNLNKIIIQHEKSHVEFKHTYDLIFTELFIALFWFNPLVYLYRKSLKTIHEYQVDRNLVEDHNINIIDYLNLIREEIENTTKPYLYSYFGNSNLKKRIHMITTSKTHKNHKLKYLAIVPIMLLFLVSFTKADVLFPVIEKLKNEKPSISPIKNTTKKDITAKYGPMKHPILKSLRHHDGIDIKAKIGTPIIATADGIISSASYEGNWGNLVIIKHKNGYQTLYSHLSKFNCEKDQKVEQGQIIGYSGVTGMVTGPHLHYAIKHNGNFVNPINFMD; encoded by the coding sequence ATGGATAATTCTCTTATCATATTTATTATCAAAGTCAGTATTGTTTTTAGTACACTTTATGGGACTTATAAATTCATTTTAAGCAATACAACTTTCCACAAATTAAATAGAATAGTATTACTTCTGATTATTCCATTTTCCTTTATTATTGGAATAATCGAAACTTCTATTCCCATTCAAACTCAAAATATAGAAATTCCTGCCTTTGTTGAATTAGCTAATGTTACTAGTAATAATGCACAGATAATTAATAATTCGCGCATCTATTCCCATGAAATAAACCTTATTACTATCATTACTTCCATATACCTTTTGGGGATTATATTTTTTTTATCTAAGATCATATTTTCCGCTCATAAATTATTGGTCCTTAAACGGAATTCAGAAGTAATTAAAAAGGAATCATACAAATTGATACTTACGAATACACCAGTATATTTTGCCTTTTTTAACTGGATATTTATTCCTTTGAAATATAAATGTAACTTGAATAAAATCATCATCCAACATGAAAAAAGTCATGTAGAATTTAAACATACCTATGATCTAATTTTTACAGAGTTATTTATTGCACTCTTCTGGTTTAATCCACTAGTCTATTTATACAGAAAATCCCTAAAAACAATTCATGAATATCAAGTTGATCGAAACTTAGTAGAAGATCACAACATTAATATTATAGATTATTTAAACCTAATACGAGAAGAAATAGAAAACACAACTAAACCATATTTGTATAGCTACTTCGGTAATTCAAACCTTAAAAAACGTATTCATATGATAACAACATCTAAAACTCATAAAAATCATAAATTAAAATATTTAGCTATTGTACCTATAATGCTATTATTTCTAGTCTCATTTACGAAGGCTGATGTTTTGTTTCCAGTTATTGAGAAATTAAAAAATGAAAAGCCATCGATTTCACCTATTAAAAACACAACGAAAAAGGATATAACAGCGAAATATGGACCAATGAAACACCCAATATTAAAATCACTTCGTCATCATGATGGTATTGATATAAAAGCAAAAATAGGAACTCCGATAATCGCTACTGCTGATGGAATAATTTCTAGTGCCTCGTATGAAGGAAACTGGGGTAATCTAGTTATTATTAAACATAAAAACGGATATCAAACGCTTTATTCACATTTAAGTAAATTCAATTGTGAGAAAGATCAAAAAGTCGAACAAGGACAAATTATTGGTTATTCTGGAGTAACTGGAATGGTTACTGGTCCTCATTTACATTATGCAATTAAACACAACGGGAACTTTGTAAATCCAATTAATTTTATGGATTAA
- a CDS encoding RsmD family RNA methyltransferase, which yields MRIISGKYKSKRISAPKNLPVRPTTDMAKESLFNILNNLYYFDSISVLDLFAGTGNISYEFASRGTKTIYAVDGHYGCVKFINQTAKELDLNITTFKSDVFKFLEKTTIKTDVIFADPPYDFEDSQFLKIADIVFEKELLNEEGTLIVEHSKHTDISSHPKLSYQKRYGGSVFSFFELD from the coding sequence ATGCGAATAATCTCAGGGAAATATAAAAGTAAAAGAATTAGCGCACCGAAAAACTTACCTGTGCGACCAACCACTGATATGGCAAAAGAATCTTTATTCAATATTTTGAATAATCTCTATTATTTTGATTCTATTTCGGTATTAGATTTATTTGCTGGTACTGGTAATATTAGTTATGAATTCGCTTCAAGAGGCACTAAGACTATCTATGCAGTAGATGGACATTACGGTTGTGTCAAATTCATCAATCAAACAGCAAAAGAGTTAGATTTAAATATTACTACTTTTAAAAGTGATGTTTTTAAATTTCTAGAAAAGACTACAATTAAAACAGATGTAATTTTTGCCGATCCTCCTTATGATTTTGAAGACTCACAATTTTTAAAAATTGCTGATATTGTTTTTGAAAAAGAATTATTAAACGAAGAAGGAACATTAATAGTAGAACATTCAAAGCATACAGATATTTCTTCGCATCCCAAATTAAGCTATCAAAAACGTTATGGAGGTAGTGTTTTTAGCTTTTTTGAATTAGACTAA
- a CDS encoding DUF3822 family protein gives MKKLIQKNNKDISSKNKSLSIQFSLDGFSFCVKDITNNEIIVLTKYLFDRSIESPNLLLEKIQSIFETDKELQVEFDKIIAIHQNQLTTQIPSEFFDEDNLKTYIDFNIKTFESDYITFDNLPSLNAKNVYIPYVNINNFLFQNFGEFEFKHHSSILIEKIFDVQKGSFSDTLYVHVNETTLDVIVFKNTNFTLYNSFQYNSKEDFLYYILFVSEQLELNLLSIQVQLLGSISENSDTFTFLKEYISNIKFLEFNCDFLQNSETFVPHSNYLLLS, from the coding sequence ATGAAAAAACTGATTCAGAAAAATAATAAAGACATTTCATCAAAAAATAAGAGTCTATCCATCCAATTTAGTTTGGATGGATTTTCTTTTTGTGTGAAGGATATTACAAATAATGAAATTATTGTATTAACAAAATATTTGTTTGATCGTTCAATTGAATCACCAAATCTTTTACTTGAAAAAATCCAATCTATTTTTGAAACAGATAAGGAATTACAAGTAGAGTTTGATAAAATTATTGCTATACACCAAAATCAACTAACTACGCAAATTCCATCTGAATTTTTTGATGAAGACAACTTAAAAACATATATAGATTTCAACATAAAAACATTTGAATCAGACTATATTACTTTTGATAATTTGCCTTCTCTTAATGCAAAAAATGTATACATTCCGTATGTAAATATCAATAACTTCTTATTCCAAAATTTTGGTGAATTTGAATTTAAACATCATTCGTCAATACTAATTGAAAAAATCTTTGACGTTCAGAAAGGAAGTTTCTCGGATACTTTATATGTTCATGTTAATGAAACTACCTTAGATGTTATAGTTTTCAAAAACACAAATTTTACGCTCTACAACAGTTTTCAATATAATTCAAAAGAAGACTTTCTTTACTATATTCTATTTGTTTCTGAGCAACTTGAATTAAACTTATTATCGATACAAGTTCAACTCCTTGGAAGTATTTCCGAAAATTCTGATACTTTTACATTCTTAAAAGAGTACATAAGTAATATTAAGTTTTTAGAATTTAATTGTGATTTCTTACAAAATTCTGAAACCTTTGTACCACATTCAAATTATCTATTATTATCCTAA